In the genome of Cronobacter malonaticus LMG 23826, one region contains:
- the hrpB gene encoding ATP-dependent helicase HrpB, with translation MSSLPVAAVLPELLNALQHAPQVLLCAPTGAGKSTWLPLEILKSGVLDGKIIMLEPRRLAARNVAQRLADLLGEPCGETVGYRMRAESCTGPATRLEVVTEGILTRLLQRDPELSGVSLVILDEFHERSVQADLALALLLDVQQGLREDLKLLIMSATLDNARLQALLPQAPTVVSEGRSFPVERRYQALSAHQRFDEAVAQAVSGLLREEPGSLLLFLPGVGEIQRVQTQLAERVGRDVLLCPLYGALPLAEQRKAIVPAPPGFRKVVLATNIAETSLTIEGIRLVVDSAQERVARFDARTGLTRLITQRISQASMTQRAGRAGRLEPGICLHLLPKEQAERAAAQAEAEITQSDLSGLLLELLMWGCRDVTDLQWLDLPPAVNLAAARELLTALGALKDGQLTARGRQMAQFGNDPRLAAMLACAEGADAQATAARLAAILEEPPRGAEADLRSAFSRSQGNWQARSTQLMKRLNARGGTPSLSLAPALLACAFSDRIARRRGQEGRYQLANGMGAMLSQDDALTRYEWLIAPLLLQGSNSADARILQALPLDIDALIDECPHLLSQRDSLEWNDEQGTLRAQRRWQVGQLVLKTQPLSKPSEDELHQAMLNGIREKGLSVLNWTPEAEQLRLRLHCAARWLPEEPWPDVSDEALLASLDVWLLPALHGVHSLRALKNINLAQALLHLLDWTQRQRLDSALPAHYTVPTGSRIAIRYHEENPPALAVRIQEMFGEAETPVIAEGRVPLTLELLSPAQRPLQITRDLSAFWRGAWKEVQKEMKGRYPKHVWPDDPANALPTRRTKKYQ, from the coding sequence GTGTCGTCTTTACCGGTCGCCGCCGTTTTGCCTGAACTTCTCAACGCCCTGCAGCACGCACCGCAGGTGCTGCTGTGCGCCCCGACCGGCGCCGGGAAATCGACCTGGCTGCCGCTGGAAATCTTAAAGTCCGGCGTGCTGGACGGGAAAATCATCATGCTGGAACCCAGACGGCTTGCGGCGCGCAACGTGGCGCAGCGTCTGGCGGATCTGCTCGGCGAGCCGTGCGGCGAAACCGTGGGCTACCGGATGCGCGCCGAAAGCTGCACCGGCCCGGCCACGCGGCTGGAAGTGGTGACCGAAGGCATTCTGACGCGGCTGCTGCAGCGCGACCCGGAGCTTTCCGGCGTGTCGCTGGTGATCCTTGATGAATTCCACGAGCGCAGCGTGCAGGCGGATCTCGCGCTGGCGCTGCTGCTCGATGTCCAGCAGGGGCTGCGCGAGGATCTCAAACTGCTGATCATGTCTGCGACGCTCGACAACGCGCGCCTGCAGGCGCTGCTGCCGCAGGCGCCGACGGTGGTCTCCGAAGGGCGCAGTTTCCCGGTGGAGCGGCGTTATCAGGCGCTTTCGGCGCATCAGCGTTTCGATGAGGCGGTGGCGCAGGCGGTGAGCGGGCTGTTGCGTGAAGAACCCGGTTCGCTGCTGCTGTTTTTGCCGGGCGTCGGCGAGATCCAGCGCGTGCAGACGCAGCTTGCGGAGCGCGTCGGGCGCGACGTGCTGCTGTGCCCGCTCTACGGCGCGCTGCCGCTCGCGGAGCAGCGCAAGGCTATCGTGCCCGCGCCGCCGGGCTTTCGCAAAGTGGTGCTCGCCACCAATATCGCCGAAACCAGCCTGACCATCGAAGGCATCCGGCTGGTGGTGGACAGCGCACAGGAGCGCGTGGCGCGCTTTGACGCCCGCACCGGGCTGACGCGGCTTATCACGCAGCGCATCAGCCAGGCGTCGATGACCCAGCGCGCCGGGCGCGCCGGACGCCTTGAGCCAGGCATCTGCCTGCATCTTCTCCCGAAAGAGCAGGCGGAACGCGCCGCCGCGCAGGCGGAGGCGGAAATCACGCAAAGCGATCTCTCCGGGCTGCTGCTGGAGCTGCTGATGTGGGGATGCCGTGACGTGACCGATCTCCAGTGGCTCGATCTGCCGCCTGCCGTTAACCTGGCCGCCGCGCGCGAATTACTTACCGCGCTGGGCGCGCTGAAAGACGGCCAGCTCACCGCGCGTGGACGCCAGATGGCGCAGTTCGGCAACGATCCGCGTCTCGCCGCGATGCTGGCCTGCGCCGAAGGCGCTGACGCGCAGGCGACGGCGGCGCGGCTTGCCGCCATCCTTGAAGAGCCGCCGCGCGGCGCAGAGGCGGATTTGCGCAGCGCCTTTTCCCGCAGCCAGGGCAACTGGCAGGCCCGCAGCACGCAACTGATGAAGCGGCTTAACGCTCGCGGCGGGACGCCGTCGCTCTCGCTGGCGCCCGCGCTGCTCGCCTGCGCGTTCAGCGATCGCATCGCGCGTCGTCGTGGGCAGGAGGGGCGTTATCAGCTCGCCAACGGCATGGGCGCGATGCTCAGTCAGGATGACGCGCTGACGCGCTATGAGTGGCTTATCGCGCCGCTCTTATTGCAGGGCAGTAACAGCGCCGACGCGCGGATTTTACAGGCGCTGCCGCTGGATATTGACGCGCTCATTGATGAATGTCCGCATCTGCTGAGCCAGCGCGATTCGCTGGAGTGGAATGACGAACAGGGCACGCTGCGCGCGCAGCGTCGCTGGCAGGTGGGGCAACTGGTGCTAAAAACGCAGCCGCTCTCAAAACCCTCCGAAGACGAACTTCACCAGGCAATGCTTAACGGCATTCGCGAAAAAGGGCTTTCTGTTCTTAACTGGACGCCAGAGGCGGAGCAGTTGCGCCTGCGTTTGCACTGCGCGGCGCGCTGGCTGCCGGAGGAGCCGTGGCCGGACGTCAGCGACGAGGCGCTTCTGGCGTCGCTCGATGTCTGGCTGTTACCGGCGCTTCACGGCGTGCATTCGCTGCGCGCGCTGAAAAACATCAATCTTGCTCAGGCGCTGCTGCATTTACTCGACTGGACGCAGCGGCAACGTCTGGATAGTGCGCTGCCGGCGCATTACACTGTGCCGACCGGCAGCCGGATAGCGATTCGCTATCATGAGGAGAACCCACCGGCGCTGGCGGTGCGCATCCAGGAAATGTTCGGGGAAGCCGAAACGCCGGTTATCGCCGAAGGCCGGGTGCCGCTCACCCTTGAACTGCTTTCACCCGCCCAGCGGCCGCTGCAGATCACGCGCGATCTCAGCGCGTTCTGGCGTGGCGCCTGGAAAGAGGTGCAGAAAGAGATGAAAGGGCGCTACCCGAAACATGTCTGGCCGGACGATCCGGCCAACGCGCTGCCAACCCGGCGCACCAAAAAGTATCAGTAA
- the thpR gene encoding RNA 2',3'-cyclic phosphodiesterase: protein MSDQKRLFFALPLPADLQQQIIEWRAAHFAPDAGRPIAAANLHITLAFLGDVSAQKQRTLSALAGRIQQPGFTLALDDAGHWPRSQVVWLGSRQPPRGLLQLANLLRAQAARSGCPQSAQPFHPHVTLLRNAQHPVRLPPPGFGWQLPVREFVLYESRFEQGRTRYQTLQRWSLNP, encoded by the coding sequence ATGTCAGACCAGAAACGGCTGTTTTTCGCGCTGCCTCTGCCAGCCGACCTTCAGCAACAGATTATCGAGTGGCGCGCCGCACACTTTGCGCCGGACGCGGGCAGGCCGATTGCCGCCGCGAATTTGCATATCACGCTCGCGTTTTTAGGCGATGTCAGCGCGCAAAAGCAGCGCACGTTAAGCGCGCTTGCCGGGCGTATTCAGCAGCCAGGGTTTACGCTGGCGCTGGACGACGCCGGGCACTGGCCCCGCTCGCAGGTCGTCTGGCTTGGCTCCCGCCAGCCGCCGCGCGGCCTGCTGCAGCTCGCGAATTTACTGCGCGCGCAGGCGGCACGCAGCGGTTGTCCACAAAGCGCGCAACCCTTTCATCCGCATGTCACATTACTGCGTAACGCTCAGCACCCGGTCAGGCTGCCGCCGCCAGGGTTTGGCTGGCAGCTTCCGGTGCGGGAGTTTGTGCTGTATGAATCGCGATTTGAACAGGGACGTACCCGTTACCAGACTCTGCAACGCTGGTCTCTGAACCCATAA
- the sfsA gene encoding DNA/RNA nuclease SfsA — MEFTPALQPARLIQRYKRFLADVVTPQGETLTLHCPNTGAMTGCATPGDTVWYSTSSVATRKYPHTWELTQTRDGALICVNTLRANTVVKEALQTQRLPSLAGYESLKSEVKYGAERSRIDFMLQASDKVNCYIEVKSVTLSEQDSGYFPDAVTARGQKHLRELMSVVEQGDRAVLLFAVLHSAITQVAPARHIDERYAELLSEAQRKGVEVLAWKALLSASEITLTSPLPVRL, encoded by the coding sequence ATGGAATTTACCCCCGCACTGCAACCGGCCCGGTTGATTCAGCGCTATAAGCGCTTTCTCGCCGATGTGGTCACGCCGCAAGGCGAAACCTTAACCCTGCACTGCCCGAACACCGGTGCGATGACCGGCTGCGCGACGCCCGGCGATACCGTCTGGTATTCCACCTCAAGCGTCGCGACGCGCAAATATCCGCACACGTGGGAATTAACCCAGACCCGTGATGGCGCGCTGATTTGCGTGAATACGCTGCGCGCCAACACGGTGGTGAAAGAGGCGTTGCAGACGCAGCGCCTGCCTTCGCTCGCCGGTTACGAGAGCCTTAAGAGCGAAGTCAAGTACGGTGCCGAACGCAGCCGCATCGACTTTATGTTGCAGGCGAGTGACAAGGTTAACTGCTATATTGAGGTGAAATCCGTGACGCTGTCGGAGCAGGATTCAGGGTACTTCCCGGATGCGGTGACCGCGCGCGGTCAGAAGCATTTACGGGAGCTGATGAGCGTAGTGGAGCAAGGGGATCGCGCCGTGCTGTTGTTCGCCGTGCTGCACTCCGCCATTACGCAGGTTGCCCCGGCGCGCCATATTGATGAGCGCTATGCTGAGCTGTTAAGCGAGGCGCAGCGCAAGGGGGTGGAAGTGCTGGCCTGGAAGGCCTTGCTTTCCGCCAGTGAGATAACGCTGACGTCGCCTTTGCCGGTTCGCTTATAA
- the dksA gene encoding RNA polymerase-binding protein DksA, translating to MQEGQNRKTSSLSILAIAGVEPYQEKPGEEYMNEAQLAHFRRILEAWRNQLRDEVDRTVTHMQDEAANFPDPVDRAAQEEEFSLELRNRDRERKLIKKIEKTLKKVEDEDFGYCESCGVEIGIRRLEARPTADLCIDCKTLAEIREKQMAG from the coding sequence ATGCAAGAAGGGCAAAACCGTAAAACATCGTCCCTGAGTATTCTCGCCATCGCTGGGGTGGAGCCGTATCAGGAGAAACCGGGCGAAGAGTATATGAACGAAGCCCAGCTGGCGCACTTCAGGCGTATTCTTGAGGCATGGCGTAATCAACTCCGGGATGAAGTCGATCGCACCGTAACCCACATGCAGGATGAAGCTGCAAACTTCCCGGATCCGGTAGACCGTGCCGCCCAGGAAGAGGAGTTCAGCCTTGAGCTGCGTAACCGCGACCGCGAACGCAAGCTTATCAAGAAGATTGAAAAAACGCTGAAAAAAGTGGAAGACGAAGATTTCGGCTACTGCGAATCCTGCGGTGTTGAAATCGGCATCCGTCGTCTGGAAGCCCGTCCGACCGCCGATCTGTGCATCGACTGTAAGACGCTCGCTGAAATCCGCGAAAAACAGATGGCCGGCTAA
- the gluQRS gene encoding tRNA glutamyl-Q(34) synthetase GluQRS yields MSVKPYIGRFAPSPSGELHFGSLIAALGSYLQARALNGQWLVRIEDIDPPREVPGAADAILRQLDHYGLHWDGEVLYQSQRHEAYREALAYLREHGLSYYCTCPRSRIQQLGGIYDGHCRALRHGPENAAVRLVQTHPVMAFTDKLRGNITADPALAREDFIIHRRDGLFAYNLAVVVDDHFQGVTEIVRGADLIEPTVRQISLYQQFGWQAPDYVHLPLVVNPDGNKLSKQNHAPPLPEGDPRPVLVEALAFLNQPVDDDWRALSTETLLRQAVEKWDLSAVPAAAAANPAFSNALR; encoded by the coding sequence ATGTCTGTTAAGCCATACATCGGGCGTTTCGCCCCCTCTCCTTCCGGCGAACTGCATTTCGGCTCGCTGATTGCCGCGCTCGGCAGCTATCTTCAGGCTCGCGCATTAAACGGTCAGTGGCTTGTCCGTATCGAGGATATCGATCCGCCGCGCGAAGTACCGGGTGCCGCCGACGCGATTTTGCGCCAGCTTGATCATTACGGCCTGCACTGGGACGGCGAGGTGCTGTATCAGTCGCAGCGTCACGAGGCCTACCGCGAGGCGCTAGCGTACCTGCGCGAGCACGGACTAAGCTACTACTGCACCTGCCCGCGTAGCCGTATTCAGCAACTGGGCGGCATTTATGATGGCCACTGCCGCGCGTTACGTCACGGCCCGGAGAACGCCGCCGTGCGGCTCGTGCAGACGCACCCGGTCATGGCGTTTACCGATAAACTGCGCGGCAATATCACCGCCGACCCGGCCCTCGCCCGCGAAGATTTTATTATTCACCGCCGCGACGGGCTGTTCGCCTATAACCTGGCGGTCGTCGTCGATGACCATTTCCAGGGCGTGACGGAAATCGTGCGTGGGGCGGATCTTATCGAGCCGACGGTGCGCCAGATTTCGCTCTATCAGCAGTTTGGCTGGCAGGCACCGGATTACGTTCACCTGCCGCTGGTGGTGAACCCGGATGGCAACAAGCTTTCCAAACAGAACCACGCCCCGCCGCTGCCGGAAGGCGACCCGCGTCCGGTGCTGGTTGAGGCGCTGGCGTTTTTAAACCAGCCGGTCGATGACGACTGGCGCGCGCTTTCCACCGAAACGCTGCTGCGTCAGGCGGTGGAAAAATGGGATCTCAGCGCGGTGCCTGCGGCGGCAGCCGCGAATCCGGCATTCTCAAATGCGTTGCGCTGA
- the pcnB gene encoding polynucleotide adenylyltransferase PcnB — MFTRVANFCRKVLNREESVVDEGVAQPAITIIPREQHAISRKDISENALKVMYRLNKAGYEAWLVGGGVRDLLLGKKPKDFDVTTNATPDQVRKLFRNCRLVGRRFRLAHVMFGPEIIEVATFRGHHEENAGDRATSQRGQNGMLLRDNIFGSIEEDAQRRDFTINSLYYSVADFTVRDYVGGLNDLKEGIIRLIGDPETRYREDPVRMLRAVRFAARLDMRISPETGEPIPRLATLLNDVPPARLFEESLKLLQTGYGYATYRLLCEYNLFQPLFPGISRYFTEKGDSPMERIIAQVLKNTDHRIHNDMRVNPAFLFAAMYWYPQLEMAQKIAQESGLAYYDAFALAMNDVLDEACRSLAIPKRITTLIRDIWMLQLRLSRRQGKRAWKLMEHPKFRAAYDLLALRAEAENNSELQRLTNWWGEFQSAAPPMQKDMLNDLGDEPAARRRTRRPRRRTSPRREGNA; from the coding sequence ATTTTTACCCGAGTCGCTAATTTTTGCCGTAAGGTGTTAAACCGCGAGGAGAGCGTGGTTGACGAAGGCGTCGCACAGCCCGCCATAACCATTATCCCGCGTGAACAGCACGCTATCTCCCGCAAAGATATCAGCGAGAACGCGCTTAAAGTGATGTACCGCCTGAATAAAGCCGGTTATGAAGCCTGGCTTGTCGGCGGTGGTGTGCGCGATCTGCTGCTTGGCAAAAAGCCGAAAGATTTCGACGTCACCACCAACGCCACGCCGGATCAGGTACGCAAGCTGTTCCGCAACTGCCGCCTGGTTGGCCGCCGTTTCCGCCTGGCCCACGTCATGTTCGGGCCGGAAATCATTGAAGTCGCCACCTTTCGCGGCCATCACGAAGAGAACGCGGGCGATCGCGCCACTTCCCAGCGAGGCCAGAACGGCATGCTGCTGCGCGACAACATTTTCGGCTCGATTGAAGAAGACGCCCAGCGCCGCGATTTCACCATCAACAGCCTCTATTACAGCGTGGCCGATTTCACGGTACGCGATTACGTGGGCGGCCTGAACGATCTTAAAGAAGGGATTATCCGTCTTATCGGCGATCCGGAAACCCGCTACCGCGAAGATCCGGTGCGTATGCTGCGCGCGGTGCGCTTCGCCGCCCGGCTTGATATGCGCATCAGCCCGGAAACCGGCGAGCCTATCCCGCGCCTCGCCACGCTGCTCAACGATGTGCCGCCGGCGCGTCTGTTTGAAGAGTCGCTGAAGCTGTTGCAGACCGGTTACGGCTATGCGACTTATCGTCTGCTGTGCGAATACAATCTGTTCCAGCCGCTGTTCCCGGGCATCAGCCGCTATTTCACCGAGAAAGGCGACAGCCCGATGGAGCGTATCATCGCGCAGGTGCTGAAGAACACCGATCACCGCATTCATAACGACATGCGCGTGAACCCGGCGTTCCTGTTCGCCGCGATGTACTGGTATCCGCAGCTCGAAATGGCGCAGAAAATCGCCCAGGAGAGCGGCCTTGCGTACTACGACGCGTTCGCGCTCGCCATGAATGACGTGCTGGATGAAGCCTGCCGCTCGCTCGCGATCCCGAAACGCATCACGACGCTTATCCGCGATATCTGGATGCTGCAGCTGCGCCTGTCGCGCCGTCAGGGCAAACGCGCCTGGAAGCTGATGGAGCACCCGAAATTCCGCGCGGCTTACGATCTGCTGGCGCTGCGCGCCGAAGCGGAAAACAACAGCGAGCTGCAACGCCTGACGAACTGGTGGGGTGAATTCCAGTCCGCCGCGCCGCCGATGCAAAAAGATATGCTCAACGATCTGGGCGACGAGCCGGCCGCGCGTCGCCGCACGCGTCGTCCACGCCGTCGCACTTCCCCGCGCCGCGAGGGTAACGCGTGA
- the folK gene encoding 2-amino-4-hydroxy-6-hydroxymethyldihydropteridine diphosphokinase yields the protein MTLAFIALGSNLAEPLSQVNNALAALARIPGSRIVATSSFYRTPPLGPQDQPDYLNAAVALETTLSAEALLDNTQRIELEQGRVRKAERWGPRTLDLDIMLFGDATINTGRLTVPHYDMKNRAFMLLPLSEIAPALRFPDGERLADVLERLDCSAIRHW from the coding sequence GTGACGCTGGCCTTTATCGCGCTCGGCAGCAACCTCGCCGAGCCGCTTTCCCAGGTGAATAACGCGCTGGCTGCGCTGGCGCGTATTCCGGGCAGCCGCATTGTGGCGACCTCTTCGTTTTATCGCACCCCGCCGCTTGGCCCGCAGGATCAGCCCGATTATCTGAACGCCGCCGTGGCGCTGGAGACGACGCTCAGCGCTGAAGCGCTTCTCGATAACACGCAGCGCATTGAGCTTGAGCAGGGGCGCGTGCGTAAAGCGGAGCGCTGGGGCCCGCGCACGCTCGATCTCGATATCATGCTGTTTGGTGACGCAACGATAAACACCGGGCGCCTGACCGTTCCCCACTACGACATGAAAAACCGCGCTTTCATGCTGCTGCCGCTTTCAGAGATTGCGCCCGCGCTGCGCTTCCCGGATGGCGAGCGTCTGGCCGATGTGCTCGAACGCCTTGATTGTTCAGCAATTCGCCACTGGTAA
- the panB gene encoding 3-methyl-2-oxobutanoate hydroxymethyltransferase, with protein MKPTTISQLRRLKETGKKFATITAYDFSFAKLFEEEGIGVMLVGDSLGMTVQGHDSTLPVTVDDIAYHTRAVRRGAPHCLLLADLPFMAYATPEQAFENSAAVMRAGANMVKIEGGQWLADTVRMLTERAVPVCGHLGLTPQSVNIFGGYKVQGRDEAAAQTLLNDALALEAAGAQLLVLECVPVALAQRITNALSIPVIGIGAGNVTDGQILVMHDAFGITGGHIPKFAKNFLAEAGDMRAAVRQYIAEVESGAYPGEEHSFH; from the coding sequence ATGAAACCGACAACCATTTCTCAATTGCGACGCCTGAAGGAAACCGGCAAAAAATTCGCCACTATCACCGCCTACGATTTCAGCTTTGCGAAACTCTTTGAAGAAGAAGGAATTGGCGTCATGCTGGTGGGGGATTCACTGGGCATGACCGTCCAGGGCCACGACTCCACTCTGCCGGTCACCGTTGACGATATCGCCTACCATACCCGCGCCGTTCGCCGCGGCGCGCCGCACTGTCTGTTGCTCGCCGATTTACCCTTTATGGCTTACGCCACGCCTGAACAAGCCTTTGAAAACAGCGCCGCGGTTATGCGCGCGGGTGCCAATATGGTCAAAATTGAAGGCGGCCAGTGGCTTGCCGACACAGTACGCATGCTGACCGAGCGCGCCGTGCCGGTGTGTGGGCATCTGGGGCTGACCCCGCAATCCGTGAATATTTTCGGCGGCTATAAAGTGCAGGGCCGCGATGAAGCCGCCGCACAGACGCTGCTTAACGACGCGCTGGCTTTAGAAGCCGCGGGCGCGCAACTGCTGGTGCTGGAATGTGTGCCGGTCGCGCTGGCGCAGCGCATCACCAACGCGCTTTCCATTCCGGTTATCGGCATCGGTGCCGGTAACGTCACTGACGGGCAGATCCTCGTGATGCATGACGCCTTCGGTATTACCGGCGGCCACATCCCGAAATTCGCCAAAAACTTCCTGGCTGAAGCGGGCGATATGCGCGCCGCGGTGCGCCAGTATATTGCTGAAGTGGAGTCCGGCGCGTACCCGGGCGAAGAACACAGCTTTCACTAA
- the panC gene encoding pantoate--beta-alanine ligase — protein sequence MLIIETVPLLRQQIRRLRMEDKRIALVPTMGNLHDGHMKLVDEAKASADAVVVSIFVNPMQFDRADDLARYPRTLQEDCEKLKKRGADFVFAPTPEEVYPQGMSDQTYVDVPGLSTMLEGASRPGHFRGVSTVVSKLFNLVQPDVACFGEKDYQQLALIRKMTADMGYDIEIIGVPTVRAKDGLALSSRNGYLTSDQRKIAPGLSKVMNAMAEKLRAGERDLEAIIAAASDELSEKGFRPDDLQIRDADTLQALSPASQRAVILMAAWLGQARLIDNQTVELTQ from the coding sequence GTGCTGATTATTGAAACCGTGCCGCTGCTGCGCCAGCAGATCCGTCGCCTGCGCATGGAGGACAAACGCATTGCCCTGGTGCCGACCATGGGGAATCTCCATGACGGCCATATGAAGCTGGTGGATGAGGCGAAAGCCAGTGCCGACGCGGTAGTGGTAAGTATTTTCGTCAACCCGATGCAGTTTGATCGCGCCGACGATCTGGCGCGCTATCCGCGCACGCTTCAGGAAGATTGCGAAAAGCTGAAAAAACGCGGTGCCGATTTCGTATTCGCACCGACGCCGGAAGAGGTCTATCCGCAGGGCATGAGTGATCAGACCTATGTTGACGTTCCCGGCCTCTCTACGATGCTCGAAGGCGCAAGCCGTCCAGGGCATTTCCGTGGCGTCTCGACCGTGGTGAGCAAGCTCTTTAACCTTGTTCAGCCGGATGTCGCCTGCTTTGGCGAAAAGGATTATCAGCAGCTTGCGCTTATTCGCAAAATGACGGCCGACATGGGTTATGACATCGAGATTATCGGCGTGCCGACGGTACGCGCCAAAGACGGGCTGGCGCTCAGCTCCCGCAACGGTTATCTCACCAGCGACCAGCGCAAAATCGCGCCGGGCTTGAGCAAAGTGATGAACGCGATGGCGGAGAAACTACGCGCGGGCGAGCGCGATCTGGAGGCGATTATCGCCGCGGCCAGCGACGAACTCAGCGAGAAAGGTTTCCGCCCGGACGACCTGCAAATCCGCGATGCCGACACGCTGCAGGCGCTCTCACCGGCCAGCCAGCGCGCGGTAATTCTGATGGCCGCGTGGCTCGGCCAGGCGCGGTTAATCGACAATCAGACCGTGGAATTAACCCAGTAG
- the panD gene encoding aspartate 1-decarboxylase: MIRTMLQGKLHRVKVTQADLHYEGSCAIDQDFLEAAGILEYEAIDIYNVTNGKRFSTYAIAGERGSKIISVNGAAAHCADVGDILIIASYVTMPDEQARSWQPKVAYFDGDNEMKRIAKAVPVQVA, from the coding sequence ATGATTCGCACCATGTTGCAGGGCAAACTGCACCGCGTCAAAGTTACTCAGGCGGACCTGCATTATGAAGGCTCCTGCGCCATCGATCAGGATTTCCTCGAGGCCGCGGGCATTCTGGAATATGAAGCCATTGATATCTACAACGTGACCAATGGCAAACGCTTTTCAACTTACGCCATCGCGGGCGAGCGCGGCTCGAAGATCATTTCGGTGAACGGCGCGGCGGCCCACTGCGCGGATGTCGGAGATATCCTGATTATCGCAAGCTACGTGACCATGCCGGATGAGCAGGCGCGCAGCTGGCAGCCGAAAGTCGCCTATTTCGACGGCGACAACGAGATGAAACGCATCGCCAAAGCGGTGCCGGTGCAGGTAGCGTAA
- a CDS encoding polysaccharide deacetylase family protein encodes MLNRLFFCLLLLATGVAQASLLGSEQPREQYMQITEDAAIWAKVGDNVQTVGIIREGQLLAVVPIAADYYEFRFGFGTGFIDKAHLTDVQGKKRVTDSLGDLNKPLSNQNLLTWRDVTIYNEPDVNSEPFGTLAENLRYPIVGKLKDRLNQTWYQIRIGDRLGYISSLDAQEDNGIPVLTYHHILRDEENTRFRHTSTTTSVRAFSNQMTWLRDQSYATISLYDLDGYVHNRINLPARAVAITFDDGLKSVYRYAYPVLKEYGFKATAFIISSRIKRHPQRWDPKSLQFMSVSELKAIQDVFDVQSHTHFLHRTDGARHPILLSRTYHNILFDYQRSRRALSQFNPHVLFLSYPFGGYDDKAVKAAGDAGFHLAVTTVKGKVKPGDNPYLLKRLYILRTDSLETMAKIISNQPQG; translated from the coding sequence ATGCTAAATCGTCTCTTTTTCTGTCTGCTCCTTCTGGCCACAGGCGTCGCGCAGGCCAGTCTCCTCGGCAGCGAACAACCCCGCGAACAATATATGCAAATCACCGAAGATGCCGCGATCTGGGCGAAGGTCGGTGATAACGTGCAGACGGTTGGTATCATTCGTGAAGGGCAGTTGCTCGCCGTGGTGCCGATTGCCGCTGACTACTATGAATTTCGCTTCGGCTTCGGCACCGGGTTTATCGACAAAGCGCATCTGACCGACGTGCAGGGCAAAAAACGCGTGACGGACAGCCTGGGCGATCTGAATAAGCCGCTCAGCAATCAAAATCTACTGACCTGGCGGGATGTCACTATTTATAACGAACCGGATGTGAACAGCGAACCGTTCGGCACGCTGGCGGAAAATCTGCGCTACCCGATTGTCGGCAAGCTAAAAGACCGCCTGAACCAGACCTGGTATCAGATCCGCATTGGCGACCGGCTGGGGTATATCAGTAGCCTCGACGCGCAGGAAGATAACGGCATCCCGGTGCTGACGTACCATCACATTCTGCGTGATGAAGAGAACACCCGGTTTCGCCATACGTCCACCACCACGTCTGTGCGTGCCTTCAGCAACCAGATGACCTGGCTGCGCGACCAGAGCTACGCGACGATAAGCCTCTACGATCTCGACGGCTACGTGCATAACCGCATTAATCTGCCCGCCCGCGCGGTGGCGATCACCTTCGATGACGGCCTGAAATCGGTTTATCGCTACGCGTATCCGGTACTGAAAGAGTATGGCTTTAAGGCGACGGCGTTTATTATCTCGTCGCGCATCAAACGTCATCCGCAGCGCTGGGACCCGAAATCACTCCAGTTTATGAGCGTGTCGGAGCTGAAAGCGATTCAGGACGTGTTTGATGTCCAGTCGCATACTCATTTTCTGCACCGCACCGACGGCGCGCGCCATCCGATTTTGTTAAGCCGCACGTATCACAATATTCTTTTTGATTATCAACGCTCGCGCCGTGCGCTCTCGCAGTTTAATCCGCATGTGCTGTTTCTCTCTTATCCGTTCGGCGGGTATGACGATAAAGCGGTGAAGGCGGCGGGCGACGCCGGGTTTCATCTGGCGGTGACGACGGTGAAGGGCAAAGTGAAGCCGGGCGATAACCCGTATCTGTTAAAGCGGCTCTATATTCTGCGTACCGACTCGCTGGAGACGATGGCGAAAATCATCAGTAATCAGCCGCAGGGATAA